In Daphnia pulicaria isolate SC F1-1A chromosome 5, SC_F0-13Bv2, whole genome shotgun sequence, a single genomic region encodes these proteins:
- the LOC124341080 gene encoding F-box and WD repeat domain-containing 11-B-like: MYERPQSLKACSCDIISKFKTMEALQDFVELLTNSGVPEIAEQILGYLDYKDLKNAELVCKLWHDVIRNGRNWKRCLEKMLCNPTLKKLYSRYINEPSTHQRINVQIKDHIYFKAACHTVMRYHQRLLYNWMSGAQQEELSEGINVFGKNVSFDMNSRYIVIGQMDGKILVRNREDATLEHRHTPEFKLEGSQSEIRCMQLNENNLLVCGGRRGVITFWDVHLGKFLKRFTANETYNTDHLRFGNDLLITGSNSQETHQSRLTIWDIRNISQISHKDEIVFLEQSIFGLGMDERFIVLLVGKESIFEVQVRLTQDPLILVHSMIFRSHAFCGFHYEDGFVAAGSYDGKIRIWDAETGNCKRILLRPSYDSGPIRLRFNSRFLVTNNAQGISIWNFKEAVSNFLSPYTKLLYCSFQTRSGSQPEQWSFLMDDFEIIRFEHSLITDLLPDLPGRHRGKSFVVRHHFLSQWFY; this comes from the exons ATGTACGAAAGACCTCAGTCATTGAAAGCTTGCAGTTGTGACATAATTTCTAAGTTCAAAACAATGGAAGCTCTTCAAGATTTCGTCGAGTTGCTGACAA ATTCCGGTGTTCCTGAAATTGCTGAGCAAATTTTGGGCTATCTAGATtacaaagatttgaaaaatgcaGAGTTGGTTTGTAAATTGTGGCATGACGTTATTCGAAATGGGAGAAATTGGAAGCGTTGTCTGGAAAAG ATGCTGTGCAATCCTACTTTGAAGAAGTTATATAGTCGTTACATTAACGAGCCTAGTACGCATCAGCGCATCAACGTTCAAATTAAGgatcatatttattttaaagcgGCTTGTCACACTGTCATGCGTTACCATCAG CGACTCCTTTACAACTGGATGAGTGGTGCCCAGCAAGAGGAGTTGTCAGAAGGGATTAACGTTTTTgggaaaaatgtttcttttgatATGAATTCTCGGTACATTGTGATTGGTCAAATGGATGGAAAAATCCTTGTTCGGAATCGGGAAGACGCGACACTCGAACACCGTCATACTccg gaGTTTAAACTGGAAGGATCACAATCAGAAATTCGTTGCATGCAGCTGAATGAAAATAACCTTCTTGTCTGCGGAGGACGTAGAGGCGTAATTACTTTTTGGGACGTTCATTTGGGAAAATTT ctAAAACGCTTTACAGCAAATGAAACCTACAATACAGACCATTTGCGATTTGGAAATGACCTCCTAATAACGGGTTCCAATTCACAG gaaACCCATCAAAGTCGTCTTACCATCTGGGACATAAGAAACATATCTCAAATTTCACACAAAGATGAAATTGTGTTCCTGGAGCAATCAATTTTTGGGTTGGGAATGGACGAGAGATTTATTGTTTTGCTTGTTGGCAAGGAATCAATTTTCGAAGTTCAAGTCAGGCTTACGCAAGACCCTTTGATTCTCGTTCATTCTATGATATTCCGCTCACATGCGTTTTGTGGATTTCACTACGAAGATGGATTCGTTGCCGCTGGCTCCTATGACGGGAAAATAAG aatatggGATGCTGAAACTGGAAATTGTAAGCGAATTTTGCTTCGACCTTCATATGATTCGGGTCCAATACGACTGAG GTTCAATTCTAGGTTTCTTGTTACCAACAATGCCCAGGGAATTAGTATCTGGAACTTTAAGGAGGCAGTCAGCAACTTCTTATCTCCCTATACGAAACTTCTCTATTGTTCCTTCCAG ACGCGTTCGGGATCACAACCGGAACAATGGTCTTTCCTAATGGACGATTTTGAGATCATTAGATTTGAGCATTCTTTAATAACTGATCTGCTACCAGATCTACCAGGTAGACACAGGGGGAAGAGCTTCGTTGTTAGGCATCATTTTCTAAGTCAGTGGTTTTACTGa
- the LOC124341239 gene encoding thioredoxin-related transmembrane protein 1-like, translating into MTPIRNFCFVASLLFAIVNCAPLKVLDEQNWDEMLNGEWMVEFYAPWCPACRALEPVWVDFASWSDDLGIKVGHVDVTTSPGLSGRFMVTALPTIYHVKNGVFRQYRGTRDKDEFISFVEEKKWEQVEPIPGWKSPSSIQMSIVSGFFKLSMMLRNIHTQITEEHGIPYWGSYLLFALATIIVGAVLGLVLVFLIDCFYPAKVAVKRSDLNKASKQNEKDDDDEDILDENTQSEGKDEDDEFSQSEQDEAMADEGSQDDEEVNEKNKEETAEEGPSSSSPDVRKRRSRKAD; encoded by the exons atgacgcCAATTCGAAATTTCTGTTTCGTCGCGTCTTTATTATTTGCAATTGTTAACTGTGCACCCTTAAAAGTGTTGGATGAGCAAAATTGGGATGAAATGCTCAATGGGGAATGGATGGTAGAATT CTACGCTCCATGGTGCCCTGCATGCCGAGCCTTGGAACCAGTTTGGGTGGACTTTGCTTCGTGGAGTGATGATTTAGGAATTAAAGTTGGACATGTTGATGTTACCACTTCTCCTGGTTTGAGTGGTCGCTTCATGGTTACAGCCCTTCCAACAATTTATCA TGTCAAAAATGGAGTTTTCCGCCAATATCGTGGTACGCGAGACAAAGACGAGTTCATTAGCTTtgttgaagagaaaaaatgggaacaagttgaacctatccctggtTGGAAATCTCCATCTTCCATTCAGATGTCTATTGTTTCTGGATTCTTCAAATTGTCTATGATGCTGAGAAATATTCACACCCAAATCACAGAAGAACATGGAATTCCATACTGGGGATCCTACTTGCTATTTGCTCTTGCCACCATAATTGTTGGAGCTGTTCTAGGCCTCGTTCTAGTTTTTCTCATCGATTGCTTCTACCCTGCCAAAGTTGCTGTAAAAAGAAGCGACCTTAATAAGGCAtcgaaacaaaacgaaaaa gatgatgatgatgaagacatATTAGACGAAAACACCCAATCTGAGGGAAAAGATGAAGACGATGAATTCAGCCAGTCAGAGCAGGACGAAGCTATGGCTGACGAAGGTTCACAGGACGACGAAGAAgtaaatgagaaaaataaagaagaaacagcTGAAGAAGGTCCTTCTTCATCCAGTCCTGACGTTCGAAAAAGACGTAGTCGGAAAGCAGACTAA